The following proteins are co-located in the Flammeovirga kamogawensis genome:
- a CDS encoding CHAT domain-containing protein produces the protein MHTSQASFSQTTTENYNVSIVDNYRQYGEMDKAEAYIDEWIESIEKEGKPNSIKLVAPLIWKGRIIKEKQEYTRAIKYLKQAIEIIDKSAGWMYPDYIIATNYLLLIYIRLGDDVNVDVYISLIETLQRKTIGINTTYNAHTLFNKGLIEVERKNYTTADTYFLEAIAVAKSIVTPFIYLRDYSIIEVYRAKLLNKQGKFDKAISILKNLETELELNDLSKSIVTARLLIVLSDTYVLSQRFNQAIATYKKAEKKAIEVYGTESIALANVWIRSSEVNFQLSNLPEVKNLLIKGINIYEKNGIRDQIYQKAKLQLASMYLYTGHYSQSKKILEEVGHSINHYGTNYIHYLSVKVRQLKFQDKFIHSELDLLELSTRLKNNYYEYLYSYIVCSKLTIEFNILYDRIDRAKQYLEGYKKIIKKSSVQPNLINLFQALVLKAKGDNVEALRLLNLVQNQIIEYYSEYHISLIQVKYAMAEIYKSQNKSIKVIELCDEIEEIAIRNEYAKTETYRLKAKLFKAEELIELNQLVIAKSQLEALTKITIGIPIIETQILSQLAYVNALEKNWLEAEKLIIKATNQRMLFYNEVFKKLSEEEKVMYLRSTNSVFAIFDTMIFLRGEKSSSKMIEQCYNIEIRYRNLLKNEAIYSKQKTNLLEEYSVESGLPNYIEKLNALRSRIAAISYMTKAQRDSLKINPVKELDRVRNLEKSLLSAANTFANTEDNKLDITWQYIQSNLSDNDVVVDIVRIKDYKGKNSKYFALIINKQSTAPQLVDLGYAKYLDKVMYNEYQNSLHIKAGIYSLNSSNDNVYNAYWKPIKKVIENSDIDPHRIFVSPHGIYSLININTLKNPETDKYVLMEDYIFLTTNTLNISSDYKQENIKNKSALLIGNPSFSINKKSKKITLDERDSLGFEKDEQEMFTLYNLPGTALEIENVEKQLLQNNWDVSVLLGEQAREEGLLNLNYSPGVLHIATHGFFDNSINAEYNFINKRLLKSGLYFSEIKANNNSNIQSRYNSGTDGILTAYEVRSLNLDSTELVILSACQTENITSIDDDGISALLFAFNVAGAKSVIMSLWSVDDYATQQLMTTFYKKWLICKDRDQAFREAQVERMGDSLYKDPYFWGGFVLIN, from the coding sequence TTGCATACTTCACAAGCCTCTTTTTCACAGACAACAACTGAAAACTATAATGTATCAATAGTAGATAATTACCGTCAATATGGAGAAATGGATAAGGCTGAAGCTTATATTGATGAGTGGATTGAGAGTATTGAGAAAGAAGGTAAGCCTAATTCTATAAAACTGGTAGCTCCTTTAATTTGGAAAGGAAGGATTATCAAAGAGAAGCAAGAATACACACGTGCCATTAAATATTTAAAACAAGCAATTGAAATTATAGATAAATCGGCAGGGTGGATGTACCCCGATTATATTATTGCTACAAACTATTTATTACTTATTTATATTCGTTTAGGAGACGATGTAAATGTTGATGTTTATATTTCATTAATAGAAACATTACAAAGAAAAACAATTGGAATAAACACAACTTATAATGCACATACTCTCTTTAATAAAGGTCTTATTGAGGTTGAAAGGAAGAATTATACAACTGCAGATACGTATTTCTTAGAAGCTATTGCAGTAGCAAAATCTATTGTTACACCATTTATTTATTTAAGAGATTATTCTATAATAGAGGTTTACAGAGCAAAGTTATTAAACAAACAGGGTAAATTTGATAAAGCAATATCAATACTAAAAAACTTAGAAACAGAACTGGAGCTAAACGATTTATCAAAATCAATAGTAACAGCTCGGTTATTAATAGTTTTATCGGATACTTATGTATTGTCACAACGTTTTAATCAAGCAATAGCAACATATAAAAAAGCAGAAAAGAAAGCAATAGAGGTATATGGAACCGAAAGTATTGCTTTAGCTAATGTATGGATTAGATCTAGTGAAGTTAATTTTCAACTTTCAAATCTTCCTGAGGTGAAAAATCTCTTAATCAAAGGGATTAATATTTATGAGAAAAATGGAATAAGAGATCAAATTTATCAAAAAGCAAAATTGCAATTGGCAAGTATGTATTTGTATACAGGTCATTATTCTCAATCTAAAAAAATACTAGAGGAGGTTGGTCATAGTATTAATCATTATGGAACAAACTATATTCATTATCTATCTGTTAAAGTAAGACAATTAAAATTTCAAGATAAGTTTATACATTCTGAATTAGACCTTTTGGAGTTATCTACAAGACTTAAAAACAACTATTATGAGTATCTCTATTCTTATATAGTATGTAGTAAATTAACCATTGAGTTTAATATTTTATATGATAGAATAGATAGGGCAAAACAGTACCTTGAGGGATATAAAAAGATAATAAAAAAGTCTTCTGTTCAACCCAATTTAATCAATCTATTTCAAGCATTAGTATTAAAAGCAAAAGGTGATAATGTAGAGGCACTAAGATTACTAAACTTAGTTCAAAATCAAATTATAGAATATTATTCTGAATATCATATTAGTTTAATTCAGGTAAAATATGCTATGGCAGAGATTTATAAAAGCCAAAATAAATCGATAAAAGTAATAGAACTCTGTGATGAAATAGAAGAGATTGCAATAAGAAATGAATATGCAAAAACAGAAACATATAGACTTAAAGCAAAGCTTTTTAAAGCAGAAGAATTGATTGAATTGAATCAATTAGTAATTGCTAAAAGTCAGCTAGAAGCTTTGACAAAAATTACTATTGGAATTCCTATTATTGAAACACAAATACTTAGTCAACTAGCGTATGTAAATGCTTTAGAAAAGAACTGGTTAGAAGCGGAAAAACTTATTATTAAGGCTACAAACCAAAGAATGTTATTTTATAATGAGGTATTTAAAAAATTATCTGAAGAAGAAAAGGTAATGTATCTAAGAAGTACAAATTCTGTATTTGCCATTTTTGATACAATGATCTTCTTAAGAGGAGAGAAGTCTTCTTCTAAAATGATTGAACAATGTTATAACATTGAAATTCGTTACAGAAATTTATTAAAAAATGAAGCAATATACTCCAAACAAAAGACTAATTTATTAGAGGAATATAGTGTTGAAAGTGGGCTTCCAAATTATATAGAAAAACTGAATGCTTTACGTTCAAGAATTGCAGCGATAAGTTATATGACAAAAGCTCAAAGAGATAGTTTGAAAATAAACCCTGTAAAAGAACTAGATAGAGTAAGGAATTTAGAGAAGTCGTTGTTAAGTGCGGCCAATACTTTTGCAAATACAGAAGATAATAAATTAGACATTACTTGGCAATATATACAGTCTAATTTGAGTGATAATGATGTTGTTGTAGATATTGTTAGGATAAAGGACTACAAAGGAAAGAATAGTAAATATTTTGCTTTAATAATAAATAAGCAATCTACTGCTCCGCAACTGGTAGATTTGGGTTATGCTAAATATTTAGATAAAGTGATGTATAATGAATATCAAAATTCTTTGCATATAAAGGCTGGAATCTATTCTCTTAATTCATCAAATGATAACGTTTACAACGCATATTGGAAACCCATAAAAAAAGTAATAGAAAATAGTGATATAGATCCACACAGAATATTTGTAAGTCCTCATGGAATTTATAGCCTTATAAATATAAATACACTCAAAAACCCAGAAACAGATAAGTATGTATTAATGGAAGATTATATTTTCTTAACCACAAATACGCTGAATATTTCTTCTGATTACAAACAAGAAAATATAAAGAATAAGAGTGCATTGTTAATAGGTAACCCCTCTTTTTCAATCAATAAAAAATCAAAGAAAATTACCCTAGATGAGCGGGATAGTTTAGGTTTTGAAAAAGATGAACAAGAGATGTTTACTCTATATAATTTACCCGGAACAGCATTAGAAATAGAAAATGTAGAAAAACAACTTCTGCAAAATAATTGGGATGTATCTGTTTTATTGGGAGAACAAGCTAGAGAAGAAGGTTTACTTAATTTAAATTATTCACCGGGTGTTTTACATATTGCAACACATGGATTTTTTGATAATTCAATTAATGCAGAGTACAATTTTATAAACAAGAGGTTATTAAAATCAGGACTTTACTTCTCAGAAATTAAAGCAAACAATAATAGTAATATTCAATCGAGGTATAATAGTGGTACAGATGGAATATTAACAGCTTATGAAGTTCGATCTTTAAACTTAGACAGTACAGAATTAGTAATTTTATCGGCCTGTCAAACTGAGAATATAACCTCTATTGATGATGATGGAATTTCTGCATTACTTTTTGCATTTAATGTAGCAGGAGCTAAATCTGTTATAATGAGTTTATGGAGTGTAGATGATTATGCAACGCAACAATTAATGACAACCTTTTATAAAAAATGGCTAATTTGTAAGGATAGAGATCAGGCATTTAGAGAAGCTCAAGTAGAAAGGATGGGAGATTCTTTATACAAGGATCCTTATTTTTGGGGTGGTTTTGTGCTCATTAATTAA
- the yiaA gene encoding inner membrane protein YiaA — protein MNTKPSNAYVLASWVAMGAGVLGYLVGLFRAEMLLNEKGYYLVILLFALFSSISVQKCVRDKEEFIQVTNLYYSLSWFSLIISIVLLGVGLWNADLLPSEKGFYIFGFLLSLFGAVTIQKNTRDIQKYESS, from the coding sequence ATGAATACTAAACCGTCAAATGCTTATGTGTTAGCTTCTTGGGTAGCTATGGGAGCAGGAGTTTTAGGGTATCTAGTAGGTCTATTTAGAGCAGAAATGTTACTTAACGAAAAAGGCTATTATCTAGTAATATTATTATTCGCATTATTCTCTTCAATATCAGTTCAAAAATGTGTTAGAGATAAAGAGGAGTTTATACAAGTCACAAATTTATATTATAGCTTAAGTTGGTTTTCATTAATAATATCTATTGTTTTATTAGGAGTAGGACTCTGGAATGCAGATCTACTTCCTTCTGAAAAAGGCTTTTATATCTTTGGTTTCTTACTATCCCTATTTGGAGCAGTAACGATCCAGAAAAATACACGGGATATTCAAAAATACGAAAGTTCATAA
- a CDS encoding Rossmann-fold NAD(P)-binding domain-containing protein: MEKIKAIITGATGMVGKSVLLECLDSDKVEKVLIIVRESIGMKHPKLEEVIHKDFFDLTDIIPKLVGYNACYFCLGISSAGVSIKEYSHITYDLTLHFANIILPLNPDISFCYVSGAGTSSKENSATDWANVKGKTENQLLKFPFKSAYMFRPAVIQPEKGVESKVSVYKTIYKILRPVFPILDRLFPKYVTTSTRLGKAMINVVNKGYKTNIIENDDINALSAV, encoded by the coding sequence ATGGAAAAAATTAAAGCAATTATCACAGGAGCTACAGGTATGGTAGGTAAAAGTGTTCTTCTAGAATGCCTTGATAGTGATAAAGTGGAAAAAGTATTGATCATTGTTCGTGAATCAATAGGAATGAAACATCCAAAGCTAGAAGAGGTTATTCATAAAGACTTTTTTGATCTTACAGACATTATACCAAAATTGGTAGGCTACAATGCTTGTTATTTTTGCTTAGGTATATCTTCTGCAGGCGTTTCTATAAAGGAATACTCTCATATTACTTATGATTTAACATTACATTTTGCAAATATAATTTTACCACTCAATCCAGATATTTCTTTTTGTTATGTATCTGGAGCAGGAACATCTTCTAAAGAAAATTCGGCAACTGATTGGGCAAATGTGAAAGGTAAAACAGAAAATCAGTTATTGAAATTTCCTTTTAAGTCGGCTTATATGTTTAGGCCAGCAGTTATCCAACCCGAAAAAGGAGTAGAATCTAAGGTTTCTGTTTATAAAACTATATATAAAATTTTAAGGCCAGTTTTTCCGATATTAGACCGCCTTTTTCCTAAGTATGTCACAACATCTACACGTTTAGGTAAGGCTATGATTAATGTCGTAAATAAGGGTTATAAGACAAATATTATAGAAAATGATGATATAAATGCACTTTCTGCTGTATAG